One window of Paludibacter propionicigenes WB4 genomic DNA carries:
- a CDS encoding T9SS type A sorting domain-containing protein gives MKRTYKQVVLITTLIFITHILSFGQGTRYTGPYTPSGPIVWNGVDNKIISGLSFTKLNQDNIQLWECSNITIKNCKFSKSAYKAITAENAKNLLIEDCVFDSVADGVLVNSHNGNPFNGGTCSGVKVTHNYFKNIIGGWPGHHAVQFAGVNGGGGNQVNYNSFESIHLQSHVDDIVSLFKSYGSVNDSIQIIGNWFRGGDYNAENHTGGAITVGDNGGAYVLVKNNILVNVVGGGIGNAGGSNIVFENNILFQDRATANPANQTAGLIMYNFDEGKIDCSSNTIRNNRVYYSTTNGNLLNIQANSNCGPIAGLETNISDPTLSASILPQNIAKAKGITTETEPVVVPTNTLYKIYPNPVFGKSIVITFENPGNEKISIYNLNGQMIVDQSISSNRTEINTSNLIAGIYLLKISKDNKTLEVRKIRVG, from the coding sequence ATGAAAAGAACATACAAACAAGTTGTCCTAATTACAACGTTGATATTCATAACTCACATACTTTCCTTTGGTCAGGGAACCAGATACACGGGTCCTTATACACCTTCAGGCCCGATTGTTTGGAATGGTGTGGATAATAAGATTATTAGTGGGTTAAGTTTTACGAAGCTAAATCAGGATAATATCCAATTGTGGGAATGTTCTAATATCACAATTAAGAATTGTAAGTTTTCAAAATCCGCTTACAAAGCCATTACGGCTGAGAATGCTAAGAATTTATTGATAGAAGATTGTGTATTTGATTCGGTAGCCGATGGTGTGTTAGTTAATAGCCACAATGGAAATCCTTTTAATGGAGGTACATGTTCCGGTGTTAAAGTGACTCATAATTATTTTAAAAATATTATAGGAGGTTGGCCCGGACATCATGCTGTACAGTTTGCAGGAGTTAATGGCGGTGGAGGTAATCAAGTAAACTATAATAGTTTTGAAAGTATACATCTTCAATCGCATGTCGATGACATTGTAAGTCTTTTTAAATCATACGGATCTGTCAATGACTCGATTCAGATTATTGGTAATTGGTTTAGAGGTGGAGATTATAATGCTGAGAACCACACTGGAGGAGCTATAACGGTTGGTGATAATGGGGGGGCTTACGTTCTTGTCAAAAACAATATACTTGTTAATGTTGTAGGAGGAGGTATCGGAAATGCAGGTGGTAGTAATATTGTCTTTGAAAATAATATCTTATTTCAGGATCGTGCAACGGCAAATCCGGCTAATCAAACTGCTGGTTTAATTATGTACAATTTTGATGAGGGGAAAATTGACTGTTCCTCTAATACAATAAGAAATAATAGAGTTTATTACTCTACAACTAACGGAAATCTATTGAATATTCAAGCGAATAGCAATTGTGGCCCTATTGCCGGGCTTGAAACAAATATTTCTGACCCCACATTGAGTGCATCAATTCTACCTCAGAATATCGCTAAGGCTAAAGGTATTACTACAGAAACAGAACCGGTGGTAGTCCCAACCAATACACTTTACAAGATATATCCTAATCCAGTTTTTGGAAAATCGATAGTTATAACTTTTGAGAATCCTGGAAACGAGAAAATATCTATCTATAATTTGAATGGACAAATGATTGTCGACCAATCAATAAGTAGTAATAGAACAGAGATTAATACGAGTAATCTTATTGCAGGTATTTATTTGTTGAAAATTTCAAAAGATAATAAAACCTTGGAAGTAAGAAAAATAAGAGTCGGATAA
- a CDS encoding polysaccharide biosynthesis/export family protein, with translation MCCKQTKIFVYLFFSLLFMYSCAPGKDIAYFQKVNPTSKKFGNTPTIPTGLYEAKIKPKDLLSITVVSSEPEASKMYNLIMPQVEKASTQAALSSQPVLQTYEVDNNGEIEFPVLGKIKVVGLTRHELESILHSKLSAAFTKESPIITIRFTNYSVNVLGEVQRPGKFETNNGRLTIFEGLALAGDLTIYGRRDNVKVLREKADGSKEYITINLNDKNVIYSPAYYLEQNDVVYVEPNKSRSRSSNYGAAESFGISSLSVLLTLTSLVFTVFSIKL, from the coding sequence ATGTGTTGCAAACAAACTAAAATTTTCGTGTATCTGTTTTTCAGCCTACTTTTCATGTATTCATGTGCGCCAGGAAAAGATATTGCTTACTTTCAAAAAGTAAATCCTACTTCAAAGAAATTTGGGAATACGCCAACGATTCCTACAGGCTTATATGAAGCAAAAATTAAACCGAAAGACTTACTTAGTATTACAGTTGTGAGTTCTGAGCCGGAGGCATCAAAAATGTATAATCTCATAATGCCTCAGGTAGAAAAAGCATCAACTCAGGCCGCCCTTTCCTCGCAACCAGTATTACAAACTTATGAGGTAGATAACAACGGAGAAATTGAATTCCCTGTATTAGGAAAAATAAAAGTTGTCGGACTCACCCGACATGAGTTAGAATCAATTCTGCATTCAAAACTATCAGCTGCATTTACAAAAGAATCTCCCATAATAACCATACGATTCACAAATTATTCAGTTAATGTATTAGGGGAAGTTCAGAGGCCAGGCAAATTTGAGACAAATAATGGGCGACTTACAATATTTGAAGGACTCGCATTAGCCGGTGATTTAACGATATACGGACGACGTGATAACGTAAAAGTGCTTAGAGAGAAGGCTGATGGTTCTAAAGAATATATTACGATAAATTTAAATGATAAAAATGTAATTTATTCACCTGCTTACTATTTAGAACAAAATGATGTGGTTTATGTAGAACCAAATAAATCAAGATCAAGATCTTCTAATTATGGTGCCGCGGAATCATTTGGAATTTCGTCCTTATCTGTTTTGCTTACGTTAACAAGTTTGGTGTTTACCGTCTTCAGTATCAAGCTATAA
- a CDS encoding exopolysaccharide transport family protein — MNKYSESEEEFEKPIDFVGIFFKYLSYWKWFVVSIALCLIVAIVKLKFTLPSYEVDTSILLKDDQKGGGQPELSAFKELGLYTQKNNVDNELEILKTSTLVEQVVRELDLYINYTERGTLQLAKTLGVDRKYPQIGKYDQQILYGSECPILLRLPATLLENITTGYEFEILVHPYGEYEFSGVYQDKEYKVKASISDNQVILPFGKIYISRGQFRPTEDMLIGVSIQSPSSKAAEMLAGLKLELTSKTTSVVAVTFTTSDVQLGKDFLKKYIEIYNRNDVDEQLAMANKTAQFIDERLMILSKQLGDVESQAENYKQVQGITDIQSQGNMFIQQTGSIDQKRLDIESQLAIVTDIDDYMHKKENKYQLLPASTGIQTAGLSELITNYNRLLTERNRLSRIASSSNQAMIDLTNQIESMFNTVQASVRNEKNNLQIILRDLLSKNQETAAHIRAIPRQERQYNEIKRQQGVKEGLFLYMLQKKEEKYMNMSIVEPIAKMIDNANSTGTPVSPRKSIILAIALFIGLIIPIVVIKIKDMLRFQIENKEELEELSIVPILGQIPRVDEKENVIIKENSTDSFTELVRLLRTNLLFVLDSPEKKVINIVSSVSGEGKTFVTINLAVSLALLDKKVLIIGLDIRKPKLAEYLSLSNESGITLFLTEHLSKDQLIRPSGIHPNLSVITAGPVPPNPNELLAKPALDKLMIELREQYDYIIIDTAPIGVVSDSFTLNRFADTSLYVVRADFTHKRNIEEATDLYINKKLKNMYFVLNGVDNDRDYRYGLSRKYEYGYKSEKK; from the coding sequence ATGAATAAGTACTCTGAGTCAGAAGAAGAATTTGAAAAACCAATAGATTTTGTTGGTATTTTCTTTAAATATTTGTCATACTGGAAATGGTTTGTAGTTAGCATAGCTTTATGTTTGATAGTGGCAATTGTTAAGTTGAAATTTACCCTGCCAAGTTATGAAGTTGATACTTCTATCTTGCTGAAAGATGATCAAAAAGGCGGAGGCCAACCAGAATTGAGTGCGTTTAAAGAATTAGGTCTTTATACGCAAAAGAATAATGTTGATAACGAGTTGGAAATACTAAAAACATCGACACTTGTTGAGCAGGTAGTTCGTGAACTGGACTTGTACATAAATTATACCGAGCGAGGTACTCTTCAATTAGCAAAAACTTTAGGTGTAGATCGTAAATACCCTCAGATTGGAAAATATGACCAACAAATATTATATGGTTCTGAATGCCCTATACTTCTTCGCTTGCCAGCTACTTTATTGGAAAACATAACTACTGGTTATGAGTTCGAAATTTTAGTCCACCCCTATGGTGAGTATGAATTTTCCGGCGTATATCAAGACAAAGAGTATAAAGTTAAAGCTTCAATTTCTGATAATCAGGTGATATTGCCATTTGGGAAAATTTATATATCACGTGGACAGTTTAGACCAACTGAAGATATGCTCATTGGTGTAAGTATTCAAAGCCCATCGAGCAAAGCTGCTGAAATGCTTGCGGGTCTAAAACTGGAGTTAACATCAAAAACAACCTCTGTAGTGGCTGTTACATTTACAACTTCGGATGTTCAACTAGGAAAAGATTTTTTAAAGAAATATATCGAAATCTATAACAGAAATGATGTAGATGAACAACTTGCTATGGCAAATAAAACTGCCCAGTTTATCGATGAGCGGCTTATGATCTTAAGTAAACAGCTGGGCGATGTTGAATCTCAAGCCGAGAATTATAAGCAGGTTCAGGGAATTACCGATATTCAGTCTCAAGGCAATATGTTTATTCAACAAACGGGTAGCATTGATCAGAAACGACTGGATATAGAATCTCAGTTAGCCATTGTTACTGACATAGATGACTATATGCACAAAAAGGAAAATAAATATCAACTGCTTCCTGCAAGTACAGGTATTCAGACTGCAGGTCTTAGTGAGCTGATAACCAATTACAACAGGCTATTGACTGAACGTAATCGCCTTTCGCGTATTGCCTCAAGCAGTAATCAGGCAATGATTGATTTGACTAATCAGATAGAATCTATGTTTAATACGGTGCAGGCAAGTGTACGAAATGAGAAAAATAATCTACAGATAATTCTTAGAGACTTGTTGTCAAAAAATCAGGAAACTGCCGCTCATATCAGGGCAATACCACGTCAGGAACGTCAGTATAATGAAATTAAACGTCAGCAAGGAGTGAAGGAAGGACTGTTCCTGTATATGCTTCAGAAAAAAGAAGAAAAATACATGAATATGTCTATAGTAGAGCCTATTGCTAAAATGATTGATAATGCAAATAGCACCGGAACTCCTGTTTCTCCAAGAAAATCAATAATTTTAGCTATTGCCTTATTTATAGGTCTTATAATTCCTATCGTGGTAATTAAAATAAAAGATATGCTTCGTTTCCAGATTGAAAACAAAGAAGAACTGGAAGAGCTTTCGATTGTTCCTATTTTAGGCCAAATTCCAAGAGTTGATGAAAAGGAGAATGTAATAATAAAAGAAAATAGCACCGATAGTTTTACAGAATTAGTTCGCCTTTTACGAACCAATCTATTATTTGTATTAGATAGTCCGGAAAAGAAAGTGATTAATATAGTCTCTAGTGTTAGTGGAGAAGGTAAAACATTTGTGACGATTAATCTGGCAGTTAGTCTGGCTCTGCTTGATAAGAAAGTATTGATTATAGGATTGGATATCCGCAAACCAAAGTTGGCAGAATATCTTTCGTTAAGTAATGAATCCGGTATAACTTTGTTTCTTACCGAACATTTAAGCAAGGATCAATTGATAAGACCATCGGGAATTCATCCGAATTTATCTGTGATAACTGCTGGACCAGTACCACCAAATCCTAATGAATTACTGGCTAAACCCGCACTTGATAAATTGATGATCGAGTTAAGAGAACAATATGACTATATTATAATTGATACAGCCCCAATTGGTGTAGTGTCGGATAGTTTCACACTGAATCGATTTGCAGATACAAGTCTTTATGTTGTAAGAGCTGACTTTACTCATAAAAGAAACATAGAAGAAGCCACAGATTTATACATAAATAAAAAGCTGAAAAATATGTATTTCGTATTGAATGGAGTCGACAATGACAGAGATTATCGTTATGGCTTAAGCCGAAAATACGAATACGGATATAAATCAGAGAA